The following coding sequences are from one Pongo abelii isolate AG06213 chromosome 3, NHGRI_mPonAbe1-v2.0_pri, whole genome shotgun sequence window:
- the LOC100441531 gene encoding UDP-glucuronosyltransferase 2B10 isoform X2, translating to MALKWTSVLLLIQLSCYFSSGSCGKVLVWAAEYSPWMNMKTILKELAQRGHEVTVLASSASILFDPNDSSTFKLEVYPTSLTKTEFENIITQLVKRLSEIQTDTFSLPFSQEQEILWAMNDIIRNFCKDVVSNKKLMKKLQESRFDAVFADPSFPCGRPTTLSETMRKADIWLMRNSWNFKFPHPFLPNVDFVGGLHCNPAKPLPKEMEEFVQSSGENGVVVFSLGSMVSNMTAERANVIATALAKIPQKVLWRFDGNKPDALGLNTRLYKWIPQNDLLGHPKTRAFITHGGANGIYEAIYHGIPMVGIPLFADQSDNIAHMKAKGTAVTLDFHTMSSTDLLNALKTVINDPSYKKNIMKLSRIQHDQPMKPLDRAVFWIEFVMRHKGAKHLRVAAHDLTWFQYHSLDVIGFLLACVATVIFIITKCCLFCFWKFARKGKKGKRD from the exons ATGGCTCTGAAATGGACTTCAGTTCTTCTGCTGATACAACTCAGTTGTTACTTTAGCTCTGGGAGTTGTGGAAAGGTGCTGGTGTGGGCCGCAGAATACAGCCCTTGGATGAATATGAAGACAATCCTGAAAGAACTTGCTCAGAGAGGTCATGAGGTGACTGTACTGGCATCTTCAGCTTCCATTCTTTTTGATCCCAACGACTCATCCACTTTTAAACTCGAAGTTTATCCTACATCTTTAACTAAAACTGAATTTGAGAATATCATCACGCAATTGGTTAAGAGATTGTCAGAAATTCAAACAGATACATTTTCGTTACCTTTTTCACAAGAACAAGAAATCCTGTGGGCAATGAATGACATAATTAGAAACTTCTGTAAAGATGTAGTTTCAAATAAGAAACTTATGAAAAAACTACAAGAGTCAAGATTTGATGCCGTTTTTGCAGATCCTTCTTTTCCCTGTG GAAGACCCACTACCTTATCTGAGACAATGAGGAAAGCTGACATATGGCTTATGCGAAACTCctggaattttaaatttcctcATCCATTCTTACCAAACGTTGATTTTGTTGGAGGACTCCACTGCAACCCTGCCAAACCCCTACCTAAG gAAATGGAGGAGTTTGTTCAGAGCTCTGGAGAAAATGGTGTTGTGGTGTTTTCTCTGGGGTCAATGGTCAGTAACATGACAGCAGAAAGGGCCAATGTAATTGCAACAGCCCTTGCCAAGATCCCACAAAAG GTTCTTTGGAGATTTGATGGGAATAAACCAGATGCCTTAGGTCTCAATACTCGGCTGTACAAGTGGATACCCCAGAATGACCTTCTAG GTCATCCAAAAACCAGAGCTTTTATAACTCATGGTGGAGCCAATGGCATCTACGAGGCGATCTACCATGGGATCCCTATGGTGGGCATTCCATTGTTTGCCGATCAATCTGATAACATTGCTCACATGAAGGCCAAGGGAACAGCTGTTACATTGGACTTCCACACAATGTCGAGTACAGACCTGCTGAATGCACTGAAGACAGTAATTAATGATCCTTC atataaaaagaatattatgaaATTATCAAGAATTCAACATGATCAACCAATGAAGCCCTTGGATCGAGCAGTCTTTTGGATTGAATTTGTCATGCGCCACAAAGGAGCCAAACACCTTCGAGTTGCAGCCCATGACCTCACCTGGTTCCAGTACCACTCTTTGGATGTGATTGGGTTTCTGCTGGCCTGTGTGGCAACTGTGATATTTATCATCACAAAGTgttgtctgttttgtttctgGAAGTTtgctagaaaaggaaagaaaggaaaaagggattAG
- the LOC100441531 gene encoding UDP-glucuronosyltransferase 2B10 isoform X1: MALKWTSVLLLIQLSCYFSSGSCGKVLVWAAEYSPWMNMKTILKELAQRGHEVTVLASSASILFDPNDSSTFKLEVYPTSLTKTEFENIITQLVKRLSEIQTDTFSLPFSQEQEILWAMNDIIRNFCKDVVSNKKLMKKLQESRFDAVFADPSFPCGELLAELFKIPFVYSHSFSPGYSFERHSGGLIFPPSYIPVVMSKFSDQMTFMERVKNMIYVLYFDFWYQIFDMKKWDQFYSEVLGRPTTLSETMRKADIWLMRNSWNFKFPHPFLPNVDFVGGLHCNPAKPLPKEMEEFVQSSGENGVVVFSLGSMVSNMTAERANVIATALAKIPQKVLWRFDGNKPDALGLNTRLYKWIPQNDLLGHPKTRAFITHGGANGIYEAIYHGIPMVGIPLFADQSDNIAHMKAKGTAVTLDFHTMSSTDLLNALKTVINDPSYKKNIMKLSRIQHDQPMKPLDRAVFWIEFVMRHKGAKHLRVAAHDLTWFQYHSLDVIGFLLACVATVIFIITKCCLFCFWKFARKGKKGKRD, encoded by the exons ATGGCTCTGAAATGGACTTCAGTTCTTCTGCTGATACAACTCAGTTGTTACTTTAGCTCTGGGAGTTGTGGAAAGGTGCTGGTGTGGGCCGCAGAATACAGCCCTTGGATGAATATGAAGACAATCCTGAAAGAACTTGCTCAGAGAGGTCATGAGGTGACTGTACTGGCATCTTCAGCTTCCATTCTTTTTGATCCCAACGACTCATCCACTTTTAAACTCGAAGTTTATCCTACATCTTTAACTAAAACTGAATTTGAGAATATCATCACGCAATTGGTTAAGAGATTGTCAGAAATTCAAACAGATACATTTTCGTTACCTTTTTCACAAGAACAAGAAATCCTGTGGGCAATGAATGACATAATTAGAAACTTCTGTAAAGATGTAGTTTCAAATAAGAAACTTATGAAAAAACTACAAGAGTCAAGATTTGATGCCGTTTTTGCAGATCCTTCTTTTCCCTGTGGTGAGCTGCTGGCTGAGCTATTTAAGATACCCTTTGTGTACAGTCACAGCTTCAGTCCTGGCTACTCATTTGAAAGGCATAGTGGAGGACTTATTTTCCCTCCTTCCTACATACCTGTTGTTATGTCAAAATTCAGTGATCAAATGACTTTCATGGAGAGGGTAAAAAATATGATCTATGTGCTTTATTTTGACTTTTGGTACCAAATATTTGATATGAAGAAGTGGGATCAGTTTTACAGTGAAGTTTTAG GAAGACCCACTACCTTATCTGAGACAATGAGGAAAGCTGACATATGGCTTATGCGAAACTCctggaattttaaatttcctcATCCATTCTTACCAAACGTTGATTTTGTTGGAGGACTCCACTGCAACCCTGCCAAACCCCTACCTAAG gAAATGGAGGAGTTTGTTCAGAGCTCTGGAGAAAATGGTGTTGTGGTGTTTTCTCTGGGGTCAATGGTCAGTAACATGACAGCAGAAAGGGCCAATGTAATTGCAACAGCCCTTGCCAAGATCCCACAAAAG GTTCTTTGGAGATTTGATGGGAATAAACCAGATGCCTTAGGTCTCAATACTCGGCTGTACAAGTGGATACCCCAGAATGACCTTCTAG GTCATCCAAAAACCAGAGCTTTTATAACTCATGGTGGAGCCAATGGCATCTACGAGGCGATCTACCATGGGATCCCTATGGTGGGCATTCCATTGTTTGCCGATCAATCTGATAACATTGCTCACATGAAGGCCAAGGGAACAGCTGTTACATTGGACTTCCACACAATGTCGAGTACAGACCTGCTGAATGCACTGAAGACAGTAATTAATGATCCTTC atataaaaagaatattatgaaATTATCAAGAATTCAACATGATCAACCAATGAAGCCCTTGGATCGAGCAGTCTTTTGGATTGAATTTGTCATGCGCCACAAAGGAGCCAAACACCTTCGAGTTGCAGCCCATGACCTCACCTGGTTCCAGTACCACTCTTTGGATGTGATTGGGTTTCTGCTGGCCTGTGTGGCAACTGTGATATTTATCATCACAAAGTgttgtctgttttgtttctgGAAGTTtgctagaaaaggaaagaaaggaaaaagggattAG
- the LOC100441531 gene encoding UDP-glucuronosyltransferase 2B10 isoform X3 has protein sequence MALKWTSVLLLIQLSCYFSSGSCGKVLVWAAEYSPWMNMKTILKELAQRGHEVTVLASSASILFDPNDSSTFKLEVYPTSLTKTEFENIITQLVKRLSEIQTDNFWYQIFDMKKWDQFYSEVLGRPTTLSETMRKADIWLMRNSWNFKFPHPFLPNVDFVGGLHCNPAKPLPKEMEEFVQSSGENGVVVFSLGSMVSNMTAERANVIATALAKIPQKVLWRFDGNKPDALGLNTRLYKWIPQNDLLGHPKTRAFITHGGANGIYEAIYHGIPMVGIPLFADQSDNIAHMKAKGTAVTLDFHTMSSTDLLNALKTVINDPSYKKNIMKLSRIQHDQPMKPLDRAVFWIEFVMRHKGAKHLRVAAHDLTWFQYHSLDVIGFLLACVATVIFIITKCCLFCFWKFARKGKKGKRD, from the exons ATGGCTCTGAAATGGACTTCAGTTCTTCTGCTGATACAACTCAGTTGTTACTTTAGCTCTGGGAGTTGTGGAAAGGTGCTGGTGTGGGCCGCAGAATACAGCCCTTGGATGAATATGAAGACAATCCTGAAAGAACTTGCTCAGAGAGGTCATGAGGTGACTGTACTGGCATCTTCAGCTTCCATTCTTTTTGATCCCAACGACTCATCCACTTTTAAACTCGAAGTTTATCCTACATCTTTAACTAAAACTGAATTTGAGAATATCATCACGCAATTGGTTAAGAGATTGTCAGAAATTCAAACAGATA ACTTTTGGTACCAAATATTTGATATGAAGAAGTGGGATCAGTTTTACAGTGAAGTTTTAG GAAGACCCACTACCTTATCTGAGACAATGAGGAAAGCTGACATATGGCTTATGCGAAACTCctggaattttaaatttcctcATCCATTCTTACCAAACGTTGATTTTGTTGGAGGACTCCACTGCAACCCTGCCAAACCCCTACCTAAG gAAATGGAGGAGTTTGTTCAGAGCTCTGGAGAAAATGGTGTTGTGGTGTTTTCTCTGGGGTCAATGGTCAGTAACATGACAGCAGAAAGGGCCAATGTAATTGCAACAGCCCTTGCCAAGATCCCACAAAAG GTTCTTTGGAGATTTGATGGGAATAAACCAGATGCCTTAGGTCTCAATACTCGGCTGTACAAGTGGATACCCCAGAATGACCTTCTAG GTCATCCAAAAACCAGAGCTTTTATAACTCATGGTGGAGCCAATGGCATCTACGAGGCGATCTACCATGGGATCCCTATGGTGGGCATTCCATTGTTTGCCGATCAATCTGATAACATTGCTCACATGAAGGCCAAGGGAACAGCTGTTACATTGGACTTCCACACAATGTCGAGTACAGACCTGCTGAATGCACTGAAGACAGTAATTAATGATCCTTC atataaaaagaatattatgaaATTATCAAGAATTCAACATGATCAACCAATGAAGCCCTTGGATCGAGCAGTCTTTTGGATTGAATTTGTCATGCGCCACAAAGGAGCCAAACACCTTCGAGTTGCAGCCCATGACCTCACCTGGTTCCAGTACCACTCTTTGGATGTGATTGGGTTTCTGCTGGCCTGTGTGGCAACTGTGATATTTATCATCACAAAGTgttgtctgttttgtttctgGAAGTTtgctagaaaaggaaagaaaggaaaaagggattAG
- the LOC100441531 gene encoding UDP-glucuronosyltransferase 2B10 isoform X4 encodes MALKWTSVLLLIQLSCYFSSGSCGKVLVWAAEYSPWMNMKTILKELAQRGHEVTVLASSASILFDPNDSSTFKLEVYPTSLTKTEFENIITQLVKRLSEIQTDTFSLPFSQEQEILWAMNDIIRNFCKDVVSNKKLMKKLQESRFDAVFADPSFPCGELLAELFKIPFVYSHSFSPGYSFERHSGGLIFPPSYIPVVMSKFSDQMTFMERVKNMIYVLYFDFWYQIFDMKKWDQFYSEVLGRPTTLSETMRKADIWLMRNSWNFKFPHPFLPNVDFVGGLHCNPAKPLPKEMEEFVQSSGENGVVVFSLGSMVSNMTAERANVIATALAKIPQKVLWRFDGNKPDALGLNTRLYKWIPQNDLLDIKRIL; translated from the exons ATGGCTCTGAAATGGACTTCAGTTCTTCTGCTGATACAACTCAGTTGTTACTTTAGCTCTGGGAGTTGTGGAAAGGTGCTGGTGTGGGCCGCAGAATACAGCCCTTGGATGAATATGAAGACAATCCTGAAAGAACTTGCTCAGAGAGGTCATGAGGTGACTGTACTGGCATCTTCAGCTTCCATTCTTTTTGATCCCAACGACTCATCCACTTTTAAACTCGAAGTTTATCCTACATCTTTAACTAAAACTGAATTTGAGAATATCATCACGCAATTGGTTAAGAGATTGTCAGAAATTCAAACAGATACATTTTCGTTACCTTTTTCACAAGAACAAGAAATCCTGTGGGCAATGAATGACATAATTAGAAACTTCTGTAAAGATGTAGTTTCAAATAAGAAACTTATGAAAAAACTACAAGAGTCAAGATTTGATGCCGTTTTTGCAGATCCTTCTTTTCCCTGTGGTGAGCTGCTGGCTGAGCTATTTAAGATACCCTTTGTGTACAGTCACAGCTTCAGTCCTGGCTACTCATTTGAAAGGCATAGTGGAGGACTTATTTTCCCTCCTTCCTACATACCTGTTGTTATGTCAAAATTCAGTGATCAAATGACTTTCATGGAGAGGGTAAAAAATATGATCTATGTGCTTTATTTTGACTTTTGGTACCAAATATTTGATATGAAGAAGTGGGATCAGTTTTACAGTGAAGTTTTAG GAAGACCCACTACCTTATCTGAGACAATGAGGAAAGCTGACATATGGCTTATGCGAAACTCctggaattttaaatttcctcATCCATTCTTACCAAACGTTGATTTTGTTGGAGGACTCCACTGCAACCCTGCCAAACCCCTACCTAAG gAAATGGAGGAGTTTGTTCAGAGCTCTGGAGAAAATGGTGTTGTGGTGTTTTCTCTGGGGTCAATGGTCAGTAACATGACAGCAGAAAGGGCCAATGTAATTGCAACAGCCCTTGCCAAGATCCCACAAAAG GTTCTTTGGAGATTTGATGGGAATAAACCAGATGCCTTAGGTCTCAATACTCGGCTGTACAAGTGGATACCCCAGAATGACCTTCTAG atataaaaagaatattatga